In Nitrospirae bacterium CG2_30_53_67, the genomic window AAAATTTTGATCATTTAAAACGACGATTTTATCTGATCCCACAATCATCCTCCCTGAAAAACAAAATTCAACTGTATGAAAATTGATCAATTATTAACATGATTATTTTAGGGAGTCAAGAAAAAAGAATTCAATATAGAATATTATAATACCATAAATTAAAAAACCCGATCCATGACCGGGTCTCTTTGGAGGCTTGTTTAAAATTTGCAAATCTTTTTAATGATTTGGAATCAACTGTCTACACGAACCTTGAGTTCTTTCCCTGCCTTGAAAAAAGGGACTCTCTTGGAAGGGACTTGGACCAGATCGCCGGTCTTGGGGTTGCGGCCATCCCTGGATCGTCTTTCGCGAATCTTGAAACTTCCGAAACCCCTCAGTTCCACTTTGTCGCCGCGTGCCAGGGCGTCTTTTATACTGTCAAATATCGTGTTCACAATGACTTCAGTCTGCTTCTTCGTTAAACCATTTATGTTCTCAACGACAGTCTCCACCAGTTCTGCCTTTGTCATTTCTCCCTCCAGCATTTTTTCTCGAAGCGGTTTTATCGCCTTACTGAAAATCAAGTCTTGAAGGATGGAACAGATATTCACTTATTTAATAATAACTTAGCATGGAGCCCTTTCTTCTGTCAAGAATAAAATAATATGTTTTCCCAAATAAATAGGAAGGTTGTAAGTGCCGGCAGTCCCTTTCTTCCTTGCGCCGTCATTTAGGAAAGCCTATTTCATGCTTGTTTTCGGGTAATTTTCAAAGGCGCCGGGAACAGCGATTGAACAGGGTTTGCCGCCGGTACACAGAAAGGCCCTTAGGGTTGACGATTCGTA contains:
- a CDS encoding integration host factor subunit beta yields the protein MTKAELVETVVENINGLTKKQTEVIVNTIFDSIKDALARGDKVELRGFGSFKIRERRSRDGRNPKTGDLVQVPSKRVPFFKAGKELKVRVDS